One window of the Trifolium pratense cultivar HEN17-A07 linkage group LG2, ARS_RC_1.1, whole genome shotgun sequence genome contains the following:
- the LOC123905156 gene encoding probable cyclic nucleotide-gated ion channel 16 encodes MNRSDLQQFAASSSSHFRNRFPKSFSLRKKVPWWYQILHPRSKFIAQWNLTFLYACLFALFLDPLYFYIPITGDKACMQTDLVLGVVVTFLRTVADLFFLFHVVLKFRTAFNSPTSHVYGRKELISDPTEIARRYLKHDFVIDLLATLPLPQIVIWFIVPATKNSTAAHVNHTLSLIVLIQYIPRLFQIFPLQRRILKTSGLIAKTALAGALYNLGFYMLASHVLGATWYVTSIQRQYECWRIMCKKEMNRTHSPTCNPDFLDCTSLTNQARQAWFRRTRVLTNCDALNDKNIFQFGMFADAFTDHVSSSKFIQKYFYCLWWGLKNLSSYGQNIQTSTYSGETLFCSFICIAGLILFAHLIGNMQNYLQSSTARLEEWRLRQKDTEEWMNHRQLPPELQERVRRFVQYKWLATRGVDEEAILKSLPVDLRRQIQRHLCLDIVRRVPFFGQMDDQLLDAICERLVSSLNTKDSYIVREGDPVREMLFIIRGSIESSTTDGGRTGFYNSITLKPGDFCGEELLTWALMPASSLSLPSSTRTVKSITEVEAFALRAEDLKFVSSQFKRLHSKKLQHAFRYYSHQWRAWGASFIQAAWRRHRKRQLAMELLEKENLLYDESGGGESSMGMEEDSASHGQNFGATFLASKFAANTRKGAVKKVAIIPDSSSLKMPKMFKPTEPDFSTFHED; translated from the exons atgaataGATCAGATTTACAACAATTTgcagcatcatcttcatctcATTTTCGTAACCGTTTTCCAAAATCATTTTCTCTTCGTAAGAAAGTACCATGGTGGTACCAAATACTTCATCCACGTTCAAAGTTCATTGCACAATGGAACCTTACATTCCTCTATGCATGTCTATTTGCTCTTTTTTTGGATCCtctttatttctatattccgATTACCGGAGACAAAGCTTGTATGCAGACGGATTTGGTTCTCGGTGTGGTTGTCACGTTCTTGCGTACCGTGGCTGATCTATTCTTCTTGTTTCATGTGGTTCTTAAGTTTCGTACCGCGTTCAATTCTCCTACCTCTCATGTTTATGGTCGGAAAGAACTTATTAGTGATCCGACTGAGATTGCCCGGAGATATCTCAAGCATGATTTTGTTATTGATCTTCTCGCCACCCTTCCTTTACCTCAG ATCGTTATTTGGTTTATAGTTCCGGCTACAAAAAATTCAACGGCAGCTCATGTAAACCACACATTGTCGCTAATCGTTCTCATTCAGTACATTCCTAgattgtttcagatttttcctTTACAACGCCGAATCTTGAAGACTAGCGGGCTTATAGCAAAAACTGCTTTGGCAGGAGCATTATACAATCTCGGTTTCTACATGCTCGCCAGCCAT GTTTTAGGAGCAACATGGTATGTGACTTCTATTCAAAGACAATATGAATGTTGGAGAATAATGTGCAAGAAGGAAATGAATAGAACACATTCTCCTACTTGTAATCCTGATTTTCTTGATTGTACTTCTCTTACTAACCAAGCAAGACAAGCTTGGTTTCGACGAACTCGAGTCCTAACTAATTGTGATGCACTCAAtgataaaaacatatttcagTTTGGAATGTTTGCTGATGCTTTTACTGATCATGTTTCTTCCTCAAAATtcatacaaaaatatttttactgcCTTTGGTGGGGTTTGAAAAATCTAAG TTCCTATGGACAAAACATTCAAACTAGTACTTATAGTGGTGAAACATTATTTTGTAGTTTCATTTGCATAGCAGGACTTATTCTGTTTGCACATCTCATTGGTAACATGCAG aattatCTGCAATCTTCGACCGCAAGACTTGAAGAGTGGAGACTTAGGCAAAAAGATACAGAAGAATGGATGAATCATCGTCAACTTCCTCCAGAACTGCAGGAACGCGTTCGTCGCTTTGTTCAGTACAAATGGCTTGCCACTAGAGGTGTTGACGAAGAAGCCATTTTGAAATCCTTGCCTGTTGACCTTCGCCGCCAGATTCAAAGGCATCTCTGTCTTGATATTGTTCGCCGA GTACCTTTTTTCGGGCAAATGGATGATCAACTTCTAGATGCTATATGCGAACGGCTAGTTTCATCATTGAACACGAAAGACTCATATATAGTTAGAGAAGGTGATCCAGTTAGAGAGATGCTTTTTATCATCAGAGGAAGTATAGAAAGTTCTACAACAGATGGTGGTAGAACAGGATTCTACAATTCAATCACACTAAAACCGGGCGATTTTTGTGGCGAAGAATTGCTAACATGGGCTTTAATGCCAGCATCTAGTCTTAGCCTTCCATCTTCTACAAGAACTGTAAAGTCAATAACTGAAGTTGAAGCATTTGCACTTAGAGCAGAAGATCTCAAATTTGTGTCGAGCCAATTTAAGCGCCTTCATAGCAAGAAACTTCAACATGCTTTCAGATACTATTCTCATCAGTGGAGAGCTTGGGGGGCTTCTTTTATACAAGCGGCGTGGAGGCGTCACCGCAAGCGACAATTGGCAATGGAGTTGTTGGAAAAAGAGAACTTGCTTTATGATGAGAGTGGTGGAGGAGAAAGTTCCATGGGAATGGAAGAGGATAGTGCTAGCCATGGACAAAATTTTGGGGCTACATTTTTGGCTTCAAAATTTGCTGCTAACACTAGGAAAGGAGCAGTTAAAAAGGTTGCAATAATTCCTGATAGTAGCAGTTTGAAGATGCCTAAGATGTTTAAGCCAACAGAGCCTGATTTCTCAACATTTCACGAAGATTAA
- the LOC123905157 gene encoding serine/threonine-protein kinase CDG1-like, translated as MRYHLNKIPCKVALVKDDLSVDIWRSQNAPDIKITETKPVFSLSKFVSLSDCHSMQDIEHSIISCKSYPHSIASSDSSGTIKSYSMHSYANSSLHSGSSSKHERSGTISTKGEYRNLTTSQIGQKQNQCVFLPKSSGAPILCVGCGIRTELSIKESNRFTYSEIQLATNEFSKDNLIGEGGYGHVYKGVLKDGQQIAAKVRKQESAQGFSEFHSEVYVLSFARHKNIVMLLGYCCKENKNILIYEYICNKSLHWHLFENSETVLDWPQRYGIALGTAKGLRFLHEECRGGPVIHRDMRPSNILLTHDFVPMLGDFGLAKWNTGDDTLQTRIMGTFGYLAPEYAEDGIVSEGTDVYSYGVTLLQLISGRQVGNFNNPDQQQQSLRQWAEPIIEKLALQELIDPRLGESYDTYELYLMAKAAYFCMQRKPEMRPSMREVVRFLEGESYQFQTLELEGQFVPNHNI; from the exons ATGAGGTACCACCTTAACAAGATACCATGTAAGGTAGCACTGGTTAAAGATGATTTGTCTGTGGATATATGGAGATCTCAAAATGCACCTGACATAAAGATCACAGAAACAAAACCTGTATTTTCTTTGTCCAAGTTTGTATCATTATCAGATTGCCATAGCATGCAAGACATTGAGCATTCAATTATATCTTGCAAAAGTTATCCACATTCTATAGCCTCTTCTGATAGCTCTGGCACTATTAAGAGCTATTCAATGCATTCATATGCCAACAGTTCATTACATTCTGGATCATCTTCTAAACATGAAAGATCAG GTACAATAAGCACCAAAGGAGAATATAGAAATCTCACAACATCTCAGATTGGTCAAAAGCAAAACCAATGTGTCTTTCTACCAAAATCGTCAGGTGCACCGATTCTATGTGTTGGTTGTGGAATAAGGACAGAGTTATCAATCAAGGAGTCAAATAGGTTTACCTATTCTGAAATACAGCTTGCAACAAATGAATTTTCAAAGGATAACTTAATAGGTGAAGGTGGATATGGTCATGTATATAAGGGTGTGCTTAAAGATGGACAACAAATTGCTGCAAAAGTAAGGAAACAAGAAAGTGCACAAGGGTTTTCTGAATTTCATTCAGAAGTTTATGTCTTGAGTTTTGCTAGACACAAGAATATAGTGATGCTGTTAGGTTACTGttgcaaagaaaataaaaatattcttaTATATGAATATATTTGTAATAAGTCTCTTCATTGGCATTTATTTG aAAATAGTGAAACAGTTCTTGATTGGCCTCAAAGATATGGTATTGCACTTGGGACTGCAAAGGGATTGCGTTTTCTACATGAGGAATGTAGAGGTGGTCCTGTTATTCATAGGGACATGCGACCAAGCAATATACTTCTCACTCATGATTTTGTTCCCATG TTGGGTGACTTTGGCCTTGCCAAATGGAATACTGGTGATGATACTCTTCAAACAAGGATAATGGGAACATTTGG ATACCTTGCTCCTGAGTATGCTGAAGATGGCATTGTTTCTGAAGGAACAGATGTGTATTCTTATGGGGTCACTTTGTTACAATTGATATCAGGACGCCAAGTAGGCAATTTCAATAATCCAGATCAGCAACAACAATCTCTCCGACAATGg GCTGAACCAATCATTGAGAAGTTGGCTTTACAAGAACTGATCGATCCTCGTTTGGGAGAATCATATGATACATATGAATTATACCTTATGGCTAAAGCAGCTTATTTCTGTATGCAAAGGAAGCCTGAGATGCGTCCATCAATGAGAGAG GTTGTGCGGTTTCTTGAGGGAGAAAGTTATCAATTCCAGACCCTGGAATTGGAAGGTCAATTTGTACCAAACCATAACATTTGA